In a single window of the Gadus chalcogrammus isolate NIFS_2021 chromosome 20, NIFS_Gcha_1.0, whole genome shotgun sequence genome:
- the LOC130373414 gene encoding C-X-C chemokine receptor type 2-like, giving the protein MGGVWRYSQKRCCLRDIPSDSRQEHTMAELSLADIDAIFKELNITYNGTDFWIDPITQPCNPSPISDTAMIGMSVFYVLVFLLAIPGNILVGLVICLNKQPLSSSDLYLLHLAVADILLAVTLPFWATSVTLGWVFGDAMCKMVSILQELSFYVSILFLACISVDRYLAIVRATDTHKVSRRLVNWCVCAAVWFTGGLLSLPGLLNSANPSTDSSNGTQLSVCTEHYDPGSVQEWRLATRGLSHTLGFVFPLIVMLLCYGTTMRRLLRTKGGFQRQRAMQVIVVLVVAFLVCWTPYHLAVIIDTFLRAGTGPYQCLTRDTMDRAVFATQSLGLLHSCVNPVLYAFVGRKFRGRLESVIQQTGFLERTQTPRPSGSSSTERPSTVL; this is encoded by the exons ATGGGAGGAGTATGGAGATATAGTCAGAAGCGCTGCTGTCTAAGGGATATACCATCAGACAGCAGACAAGAACACACAATGGCTG AACTTTCCCTCGCTGACATCGACGCCATCTTCAAGGAGCTGAACATAACGTACAACGGCACAGATTTCTGGATTGATCCCATCACTCAGCCATGCAACCCCTCGCCTATCTCCGACACGGCCATGATTGGCATGAGTGTCTTCTACGTGCTCGTCTTTCTGCTGGCCATCCCTGGGAACATTCTGGTCGGGCTGGTGATATGCCTGAACAAGCAGCCCCTTTCCTCCTCCgatctctacctcctccacctggccgTGGCCGACATCCTCCTGGCCGTGACTCTCCCCTTCTGGGCCACCTCCGTGACGCTGGGCTGGGTGTTCGGCGACGCCATGTGCAAAATGGTCAGCATCCTCCAGGAACTCAGCTTCTATGTCAGCATCCTCTTCCTGGCCTGCATCAGCGTGGACCGCTACCTGGCCATCGTCCGCGCCACAGACACTCACAAGGTGAGCCGCCGACTGGTGAACTGGTGCGTCTGCGCCGCCGTGTGGTTCACGGGGGGACTGCTGTCTCTGCCGGGGCTGTTGAACTCTGCCAACCCTTCAACCGACTCGTCCAACGGCACGCAGCTGAGCGTTTGCACCGAGCATTACGACCCGGGCAGCGTCCAGGAATGGAGGCTGGCCACCAGGGGGCTCAGCCACACCCTGGGCTTTGTCTTCCCGTTGATTGTGATGCTGCTTTGCTACGGGACCACCATGCGGCGCCTCCTGCGCACCAAGGGCGGCTTCCAGCGGCAGCGCGCCATGCAGGTGAtcgtggtgttggtggtggccTTCCTGGTGTGCTGGACGCCCTACCACCTGGCGGTGATCATCGACACTTTCCTTCGGGCGGGGACCGGGCCGTACCAGTGCCTGACGCGGGACACCATGGACCGAGCCGTGTTCGCCACGCAGAGTCTGGGGCTTCTGCACAGCTGTGTGAACCCAGTGCTGTACGCGTTTGTGGGCAGGAAGTTCAGAGGGAGGTTGGAGTCAGTGATCCAGCAGACGGGATTTCTTGAGCGCA